In Chiloscyllium punctatum isolate Juve2018m chromosome 10, sChiPun1.3, whole genome shotgun sequence, a single window of DNA contains:
- the dbr1 gene encoding lariat debranching enzyme: MKVAVEGCCHGELDKIYESIQFLEKKDNVKVDLLLCCGDFQAVRNEADMICMAVPVKYRQMQSFYKYYSGEKKAPILTIFIGGNHEASNYLQELPYGGWVAPNIYYLGYAGVVNYRGIRIGGLSGIFKPHDYKKGHFEYPPYNQQTMRSAYHVRNIEVFKLKQLKQHMDIFLSHDWPQGIYHYGNKKQLLKKKAFLRPEVESNTLGSPAATELLQHLKPSYWFAAHLHVKFAALMQHPKCDGEQLPKATKFLALDKCLPHRDFLQIVEIEHDPNASEHLEYDSEWLAILKATNDLINVTPKSWNMPENNSLYAKWDYSVSEDDIKELLEEQANNLQIPCNFSQVAPVYDPAHPQRSREPVHVINPQTTEFCATFGLTDLNAKVKQMESEGLMEEEDEMDGADNPEEPSFYTTDTSGLSSSINPDEITLDDDDDDDDNGELSAHSIEPLPDNPFTDSSANFSDVRDLPDSMVVSSDETQDSANEELDKSGDSSMTEGEGKTTRTKAVKRISNEHENGSSGIKLIKRRNQSIYHTQGNENEDIE; this comes from the exons ATGAAGGTAGCAGTAGAAGGTTGCTGCCATGGTGAACTGGACAAAATCTATGAGAGTATTCAGTTTTTGGAGAAAAAGGACAATGTTAAGGTGGACCTCTTGTTATGCTGTGGAGATTTTCAAGCAGTCAGGAATGAAGCTGACATGATTTGCATGGCTGTACCCGTTAAATACAGACAAATGCAAAGTTTCTACAA ATACTACTCTGGAGAAAAGAAAGCCCCTATTCTCACGATCTTCATAGGAGGCAATCACGAAGCCTCTAATTACTTACAGGAGTTGCCTTATGGAGGATGGGTGGCACCAAACATTTACTACCTAG GGTATGCTGGCGTGGTAAATTATCGTGGCATACGCATTGGAGGGCTCTCTGGTATTTTTAAGCCACATGACTACAAAAAAG GCCATTTTGAATATCCACCATATAATCAGCAGACAATGCGGAGTGCATATCACGTCAGAAATATTGAAGTGTTCAAGTTGAAGCAG TTAAAACAACACATGGACATCTTCCTGTCGCATGATTGGCCACAAGGTATCTATCACTATGGTAACAAAAAACAACTGCTTAAGAAAAAAGCTTTCCTCCGCCCAGAAGTTGAATCTAATACGTTGGGCAGTCCTGCAGCCACAGAGCTTCTGCAGCACCTCAAACCTTCTTATTGGTTTGCAGCACATCTACATGTGAAGTTTGCAGCTTTAATGCAGCATCCG AAATGTGATGGTGAGCAGCTACCTAAAGCAACAAAATTTTTAGCTCTGGATAAATGTCTACCTCACAGAGACTTTCTGCAG ATTGTTGAAATAGAGCATGACCCAAATGCTTCTGAACATTTAGAGTATGATTCCGAATGGCTGGCCATTCTAAAAGCAacaaatgatttaattaatgttaCACCTAAATCATGGAACATGCCAGAAAATAACAGTCTCTATGCAAA GTGGGACTATAGTGTGTCTGAAGATGACATTAAAGAACTATTGGAAGAGCAAGCTAATAACCTCCAGATCCCCTGTAACTTTAGCCAGGTAGCACCTGTCTATGATCCAGCACATCCACAGAGATCTAGAGAACCTGTCCATGTGATTAATCCACAGACAACTGAGTTCTGTGCCACCTTTGGCCTCACAGATCTGAATGCCAAGGTGAAACAGATGGAAAGTGAGGGTCTTATGGAGGAAGAGGATGAAATGGATGGTGCAGATAACCCAGAGGAGCCCAGTTTTTATACTACAGACACTTCTGGACTTTCCTCCTCTATAAATCCAGATGAAATCACACTCGATGATGATGACGACGATGATGATAATGGGGAGCTGAGTGCACATAGCATAGAACCATTGCCAGATAATCCCTTTACAGACTCTTCAGCGAATTTCTCTGATGTGAGAGATCTCCCTGATTCTATGGTTGTATCATCTGATGAGACACAAGACTCTGCAAATGAGGAATTGGACAAGTCTGGAGACAGCAGCATGACTGAGGGAGAAGGAAAGACGACACGCACAAAAGCTGTGAAACGAATTAGCAACGAGCATGAGAATGGAAGCAGTGGAATAAAATTAATTAAGAGGCGCAACCAGAGCATCTATCATACACAGGGTAATGAGAATGAAGATATTGAATGA